A window from Symbiopectobacterium purcellii encodes these proteins:
- a CDS encoding ABC transporter ATP-binding protein gives MSLIRLSTQALAYGYHAGEPFFPPLELCCRAGEITAILGANGRGKTTLLHTLLGFLPPLAGTVQRNGAIGFVPQLFTPPFSYSVLDMVLMGRAGRIALFSLPTAHDIAAAHRALEMLDIAALAERDFSALSGGQRQLVLIARALASECQTLILDEPTAALDLHNQAQVLQLLTQLAREQGLCILLTTHDPSHALAIAQRALLLMADKQYLYGHRDKVVTEENLTRLYGIPVRQVTLEMPEQPPYQALIPLFTLTEPR, from the coding sequence ATGTCACTGATTCGATTATCTACACAGGCGCTGGCGTATGGCTATCACGCGGGAGAGCCGTTTTTCCCGCCGCTCGAACTGTGCTGCCGTGCCGGGGAAATCACCGCCATTTTGGGTGCCAACGGTCGGGGAAAAACCACACTACTGCACACACTGCTCGGTTTTCTGCCGCCGTTGGCCGGGACAGTACAACGGAACGGGGCGATAGGTTTTGTGCCACAGCTTTTTACGCCGCCCTTCTCCTACAGCGTGCTGGATATGGTACTGATGGGGCGAGCAGGGCGCATAGCGCTGTTTTCCCTGCCGACGGCGCACGATATTGCTGCGGCGCACCGTGCGCTGGAGATGCTGGATATCGCGGCACTGGCCGAGCGTGATTTTAGCGCGCTGTCGGGTGGGCAGCGGCAACTGGTGTTGATTGCACGTGCGCTGGCCTCGGAATGCCAGACGCTGATCCTCGATGAACCGACCGCCGCACTTGATTTACATAATCAGGCGCAGGTGCTGCAATTGCTGACTCAGTTGGCGCGTGAGCAAGGGCTGTGTATTTTACTCACCACCCACGACCCGTCTCATGCGTTGGCGATCGCGCAGCGGGCGTTGTTGTTGATGGCAGACAAACAGTATCTCTACGGCCACCGCGATAAGGTGGTGACAGAAGAGAACCTGACCCGTCTTTACGGTATTCCCGTGCGGCAAGTTACGCTTGAGATGCCTGAGCAACCGCCTTATC